The Brassica napus cultivar Da-Ae chromosome C7, Da-Ae, whole genome shotgun sequence genome has a segment encoding these proteins:
- the LOC106421431 gene encoding uncharacterized protein LOC106421431: MTTLCRGWHYQSNHISDEDGRIILIWRDPLKLRVLSQSRQMLTCEIMLPNSAPFIYTAIYASNLSEERTDLWIELLNPHTSLNLDSQPWMIGGDFNQILHSVEHSAFNEHSSLSNMYYLRDCLLQLGVFDLRYQGPTHTWSNKQLLSPVAIKLDRYLTNSQVISTFPHISATFLPPDISDHSPCLIDLAFQLPKAGTQPYKFQNYLIKHPSFTEVVQDAWFEAGSVSANLSSLLEAETHKEKFKTIK; this comes from the coding sequence ATGACTACTCTATGCCGAGGCTGGCACTATCAGTCCAACCATATCTCTGATGAAGATGGAAGAATAATCCTGATCTGGAGGGATCCTCTTAAGCTTCGTGTCCTGTCTCAGTCCCGTCAGATGTTAACCTGTGAGATCATGCTCCCAAACAGTGCTCCATTCATCTACACTGCAATCTATGCCTCTAACTTAAGTGAGGAACGCACAGATCTTTGGATTGAACTATTAAACCCCCATACTTCTCTAAACTTAGACAGTCAGCCGTGGATGATAGGTGGAGATTTTAACCAGATCCTTCACAGTGTAGAGCATTCTGCATTCAATGAACACTCGAGcctatcaaatatgtattaccTCCGTGACTGTCTCCTGCAGCTGGGAGTGTTCGACTTGCGTTACCAAGGCCCTACCCACACATGGTCGAACAAACAGCTTCTATCCCCAGTAGCTATAAAGCTGGACAGATACCTCACAAACAGCCAAGTTATCTCCACCTTCCCTCATATCTCAGCTACCTTCCTTCCCCCCGATATCTCGGACCACTCACCCTGTCTTATTGACCTTGCCTTTCAACTGCCTAAAGCCGGTACCCAACCTTATAAATTCCAAAACTACCTCATAAAACACCCGAGCTTCACTGAGGTGGTGCAAGATGCTTGGTTTGAAGCCGGAAGCGTGTCTGCCAACCTTTCGTCATTGTTGGAAGCTGAAACTCATAAAGAGaagtttaaaacaattaaatag
- the LOC106421432 gene encoding uncharacterized protein LOC106421432 — translation MPKATNSTILSLVPKFTGASRITDYRPISCLNTIYKVISRLLVRRLKLILHGLIVPNQTAFVEGRLLLENTVLASELVNGYHKNKSSKKITLKVDIAKAFDTLSWDFLLSALESFNLPLPFLNLLKAWKRAPRVLQILHEFELRSGLAVSMQKSSFFSSGLSEHEITAIEVSTGMQNSSLPMRYLGVPMCTKKLNLLNCEPLLQQIKARLSSWSAKSLSFAGRLLLIKTVITGITTFWCSSFMLPTACIKRINSLCGIFLWHGTAEGHHSARVSWETVTLTKAQGGLGVKDLLSWNRACILKLIWLLFFRPDSVWVCWFKEVVLKGSLTNYWTVKPSVKYSWLANKLIKSRDLVYPLIKRRIGNGLTASFWHDNWSPFGNLTTFLAASTRRLGISKNATVGSLFSDDRWLLPPART, via the exons ATGCCGAAAGCAACAAACTCTACAATCCTCTCTTTGGTACCAAAGTTCACAGGAGCATCAAGGATTACCGACTACCGTCCTATCTCTTGCCTCAATACCATCTACAAAGTAATCTCTAGGCTGTTGGTGAGACGTCTGAAACTGATTCTCCATGGGTTAATCGTTCCGAATCAAACTGCATTTGTAGAAGGGAGGTTATTATTGGAGAATACGGTCCTGGCTAGTGAATTGGTAAATGGTTATCATAAGAATAAAAGTTCTAAGAAGATTACCCTGAAGGTGGATATCGCTAAAGCCTTTGACACTTTATCTTGGGATTTTTTACTCTCTGCATTGGAAAGCTTCAATCTGCCATTACCGTTTCTAAACCTCCTCAAAGCCT GGAAGCGCGCTCCG AGAGTTCTCCAAATCCTCCATGAGTTTGAGCTGCGGTCTGGTCTTGCAGTCAGTATGCAGAAGTCAAGTTTTTTCTCCTCGGGTCTTTCAGAGCATGAAATTACTGCCATTGAAGTGTCAACGGGGATGCAGAACAGCTCCCTACCAATGCGCTATCTTGGGGTTCCAATGTGTACAAAGAAGCTTAATCTGCTAAACTGTGAGCCGCTACTACAGCAAATCAAAGCACGTCTCTCCTCATGGTCTGCGAAGTCTCTTTCCTTTGCTGGGAGGTTGCTGTTGATTAAAACAGTTATCACAGGCATCACTACCTTCTGGTGCTCCTCCTTCATGCTGCCAACAGCATGTATAAAAAGGATCAACTCTTTGTGTGGAATTTTCCTGTGGCATGGAACAGCAGAAGGCCACCATTCTGCAAGAGTTTCTTGGGAGACAGTTACACTTACCAAAGCGCAAGGTGGACTGGGTGTAAAGGACTTATTATCTTGGAACAGAGCCTGTATTTTGAAGCTCATATGGCTCCTTTTCTTTAGACCCGACTCGGTGTGGGTTTGTTGGTTCAAAGAAGTGGTCCTCAAAGGCTCCCTTACTAACTACTGGACTGTCAAGCCGAGTGTGAAGTACTCCTGGTTAGCAAACAAACTGATCAAATCACGGGACCTAGTGTATCCTCTGATAAAAAGGAGGATTGGAAATGGACTCACAGCCAGCTTCTGGCACGATAACTGGTCTCCGTTTGGAAACCTCACAACTTTCCTCGCTGCTTCCACTAGAAGACTAGGTATTTCTAAGAATGCGACAGTGGGCTCCCTTTTTAGTGACGATCGGTGGCTGCTACCACCTGCAAGGACATAA
- the LOC106421461 gene encoding CASP-like protein 5B3, translating to MIVDIPGTPGTFTGLVLRISQCVFAAASISYMVSSGAFFNYTAFCYLIAAMGLQVIWSSGLAILDTFALLRKKTLLSPVFVSLFVVGDWVTSTLSLAGASSSAGVMVLYFGDLGSCSFEAECWRYQLSVTLAFLSWISISVSSLTTLWLLASSV from the exons ATGATAGTAGATATCCCTGGAACACCAGGGACCTTCACTGGTCTTGTCTTGAGAATCTCACAGTGTGTTTTCGCTGCTGCCTCCATTTCTTACATGGTCTCTTCCGGTGCGTTCTTCAACTACACTGCTTTCTG CTACCTGATCGCAGCAATGGGTTTGCAAGTCATATGGAGTTCCGGTCTGGCGATACTAGACACCTTTGCTTTATTGAGAAAGAAAACGCTTCTTAGCCCGGTTTTCGTCAGCCTCTTTGTAGTTGGAGATTGG GTAACATCGACACTGTCTCTAGCGGGAGCCTCATCCTCTGCAGGGGTGATGGTTTTATACTTTGGGGATTTAGGAAGCTGCAGTTTTGAAGCAGAGTGCTGGAGGTATCAACTCTCTGTCACTTTAGCTTTCCTTTCTTGGATCTCAATCTCCGTTTCTTCACTTACCACACTTTGGTTACTTGCTTCTTCTGTGTAG
- the LOC106421457 gene encoding uncharacterized protein LOC106421457: protein MDFVQRKVNNLGGKVATFPYVETIGRALFASSFFFSAWHDYMELRSNWEGTEDYWTPKLGYSGDQIKHLMAVSIIVKTLGGMIFIYGSFFGAFLLLLQQGIATMIHHDFYNHRIDVEELGLFYLKFKRVLNETMSYDAAHNLYKSNFDEQQIEQAVSKFRELADHAVTNPALFGGNEFFRRLLSFIKALAIVGALLFFVTMKHKLSKAKKESKVKTD from the exons ATGGATTTTGTGCAGAGAAAAGTGAACAACTTAGGAGGAAAAGTTGCTACTTTCCCTTATGTTGAAACTATTGGAAGAGCTCTCTTTGCctcatccttcttcttctctgctTGGCATGA TTACATGGAGCTCAGATCCAATTGGGAAGGAACAGAGGATTACTGGACACCGAAGTTAGGCTATTCAGGAGATCAAATTAAGCATCTTATGGCAGTTAGTATCATAGTGAAGACTCTTGGTGGAATGATCTTCATCTATGGCAGCTTCTTTGGAGCTTTCCTCTTG CTTTTACAACAAGGCATTGCAACAATGATACATCATGATTTCTACAACCATCGCATCGACGTTGAAGAATTGGGACTGTTTTACCTCAAGTTCAAAAGG gtccTAAACGAAACTATGTCGTATGATGCGGCACACAATTTATACAAGTCAAACTTTGACGAGCAGCAAATTGAGCAAGCCGTATCGAAATTCCGTGAG CTTGCGGATCACGCCGTTACAAACCCTGCCTTGTTCGGAGGTAACGAGTTTTTTCGTCGCCTCTTAAGCTTCATCAAGGCGTTGGCCATAGTAGGAGCATTGCTCTTTTTCGTGACAATGAAGCACAAACTCAGCAAAGCCAAAAAGGAATCCAAAGTGAAAACTGACTAG
- the BNAC07G08420D gene encoding uncharacterized protein BNAC07G08420D has translation MSNVKNIMCTTLTRSMPAIAFFGRMAFALVFVISAIQDYADHFGGGGGPLEKTVGPAVNVMTKYGSKVLTFYTGMQVVAFDVRLLEFSLITAKGTAALWFIFGQSTPAYFLLATQMLSTVIPFPTNLNDFTQNLTLMGALLYYIGLKHSIDNLEEGEKSKEKEKEDDKPSTSKSKGN, from the exons ATGTCAAACGTCAAGAACATAATGTGTACAACCTTAACAAGGTCAATGCCAGCAATTGCGTTCTTCGGTAGAATGGCATTTGCCCTTGTCTTTGTCATCTCTGCCATCCAAGA CTATGCTGATCATTTTGGTGGCGGTGGCGGGCCGCTAGAGAAGACGGTGGGACCAGCAGTAAATGTGATGACCAAATATGGCTCTAAGGTTCTGACGTTTTACACGGGAATGCAAGTGGTCGCATTCGATGTTAGACTTTTAGAGTTTTCACTCATAACCGCAAAGGGAACTGCAGCTTTGTGGTTCATCTTTGGACAATCTACGCCTGCTTACTTCTTG CTCGCAACACAAATGCTCTCAACTGTTATCCCTTTCCCTACAAACTTGAACGACTTCACTCAG AACTTGACGTTAATGGGTGCGTTGCTCTATTACATTGGATTAAAACATAGTATCGACAACCTCGAGGAGGGAGAGAAGAGcaaggagaaggagaaagaagatgacaagccCTCCACTTCCAAATCCAAAGGAAACTAA